One Legionella lansingensis genomic region harbors:
- a CDS encoding LepB GTPase-activating domain-containing protein translates to MTIIYEEIELTKIDDKTAGKNKGGFYRGTDGKEYFIKLPKEKKELFTELFAGLLLTEFKARLIEPLVRAGKFPPGYANSLICADVIRFEDGSYGIIQPRMSFTELWKIIGTGYRDGSDRNLFLEMLNGPAYYPMLTKDGQYYGLSFALFFSIVLSAFSVHSGNIVRLHSQKSDSSQTTANQFARIDWGDAFRHFASPDNNKDILSPAEYEGLLNIKKWTKGYIDNYRNIRGLPTAIAAKGRVVLEAMGEKPEDVMLEIVQIALGKIPVDLVDQETKTELADYLGIDAFRDVTFGKDGNYADVAKIFAQHLLNRINMTTILQEKEQKQNVKPDEDMYFSVIFTSSPSDSKSASNSMHISSIAEEGVLTVDSEIPFPALVNNWMTYLSRAKEGKIDYQQLDIDKLAELFNHYIDVIAQQAEICNFWQHDPLTSDNMLVKYYAGDNELDMGHAFVPQYRESTILRYLFMFNPKTWSTNRLRAYEKAVAEYNHQNADSFWKTMMQFSVQSVAVMQALKALKNQQAVQKKHPELSSEEQMGALLDGLEKGLREFTQANEQLSKLLKPSTGETLTFDSHAFYPISDETLQKMNGVQLATICLEEIDDADSSFLLFRILKDNDLRKRMKEALTEKASEFHRREDNPKGKIAKLAELEQQVELFLSTTEEFRTTPALKEKEQALIRLQDTASTLPAFQTAIAKQIATAEEEIEELKASIDYESKQKVFSETPDLEQFAILQTTYEKLSKNLQAKHAATFGGALQKAWQLHIRQYDTAAAKDKTKAFNNLQAFFDKLPKEFSAKFETEFAKRSKENQFYITVEGWAARQTIGEAIYNLPSKDPRLWQALQNRPETKLSHELVEDLLTLETFRQQKVALNQDNKLGKEYTSSLESFYSKAVDIRLSDLPVSKQADAIVEAAQHEFGHRHSTRRLVADVFMMVSVLFGGLGLFIGAARKYVAKTTFFFSTAPTDRETDLTAWIQKPEAEVTEARLIVSPAA, encoded by the coding sequence ATGACTATTATTTATGAAGAAATTGAATTAACAAAAATCGATGATAAAACCGCAGGTAAAAATAAAGGTGGTTTTTATCGTGGGACCGATGGTAAAGAATATTTCATCAAACTACCCAAAGAGAAGAAGGAATTATTTACTGAATTATTTGCAGGTCTTTTACTTACAGAATTCAAAGCGCGCTTAATAGAGCCATTAGTACGTGCAGGAAAATTCCCACCAGGCTATGCAAATTCTCTTATTTGTGCCGACGTTATTCGTTTCGAAGATGGTTCCTACGGTATAATTCAACCTAGAATGTCCTTCACCGAATTATGGAAAATTATTGGAACTGGCTATAGAGATGGTTCTGATCGTAATCTTTTCCTAGAAATGCTGAATGGTCCTGCTTACTATCCTATGCTAACCAAAGATGGGCAGTATTATGGTCTTTCCTTCGCTCTATTCTTCTCTATTGTATTGAGCGCCTTTAGTGTCCATAGCGGCAACATCGTTCGCTTGCATTCACAAAAATCCGATTCTTCACAAACAACAGCCAACCAATTTGCTCGTATTGATTGGGGTGATGCATTTCGCCATTTTGCCTCACCCGATAATAATAAGGATATTCTCTCTCCCGCAGAATATGAAGGCCTTCTGAATATCAAAAAATGGACTAAAGGTTATATTGATAACTATCGCAATATACGTGGTCTTCCTACAGCCATCGCTGCAAAAGGGCGAGTTGTACTCGAAGCCATGGGAGAAAAACCAGAGGATGTAATGCTTGAGATCGTGCAAATAGCACTTGGTAAAATTCCCGTTGATTTAGTGGATCAAGAAACAAAAACAGAGCTAGCAGATTACCTTGGCATTGATGCATTTCGTGATGTGACTTTTGGAAAAGATGGCAATTATGCTGATGTCGCAAAAATCTTTGCACAGCATCTACTCAATAGAATAAATATGACGACAATATTGCAAGAAAAAGAGCAAAAGCAAAATGTCAAACCAGATGAAGATATGTACTTCAGTGTTATTTTTACTTCTTCTCCTTCTGACTCAAAGAGCGCTTCTAACTCTATGCACATCTCCTCGATTGCTGAGGAGGGTGTCTTAACCGTCGACAGCGAAATTCCTTTTCCTGCTTTAGTAAATAACTGGATGACGTATTTATCTAGAGCAAAAGAAGGCAAGATTGATTATCAGCAACTAGATATCGACAAATTAGCGGAGCTATTTAATCATTATATTGATGTTATCGCACAACAAGCAGAGATATGTAATTTTTGGCAACATGATCCTCTTACCTCCGACAACATGCTGGTTAAATATTACGCAGGAGACAATGAACTAGATATGGGGCATGCTTTCGTTCCCCAATATCGCGAAAGTACGATTTTGCGATACTTATTTATGTTTAATCCTAAAACCTGGTCTACTAACCGACTAAGAGCCTATGAGAAGGCTGTGGCAGAATATAACCATCAGAATGCAGACTCTTTCTGGAAAACAATGATGCAGTTTTCCGTTCAGAGCGTTGCTGTTATGCAAGCCCTGAAAGCATTAAAAAATCAACAAGCCGTGCAAAAAAAGCATCCCGAGTTAAGCAGCGAAGAACAGATGGGGGCTTTACTCGATGGTTTGGAAAAAGGACTGCGGGAGTTCACTCAAGCGAATGAACAATTATCGAAGTTATTAAAGCCATCAACAGGCGAAACCCTAACGTTTGATAGTCATGCCTTTTATCCGATCAGTGATGAAACTCTACAAAAAATGAATGGTGTACAACTGGCTACCATCTGCTTGGAAGAAATAGACGATGCAGACAGCAGTTTTCTACTGTTTCGAATTCTTAAAGATAACGACTTACGCAAACGTATGAAGGAAGCTCTTACCGAAAAAGCAAGTGAATTTCATAGGCGCGAAGATAATCCCAAGGGAAAAATCGCCAAGTTAGCAGAACTAGAACAGCAAGTTGAACTCTTTTTAAGTACCACAGAGGAATTCAGAACCACGCCTGCACTTAAGGAAAAAGAGCAGGCTTTAATTCGTCTACAAGACACTGCCTCAACCCTGCCTGCTTTTCAAACCGCCATTGCTAAGCAAATTGCGACCGCGGAAGAGGAAATAGAGGAATTAAAAGCGTCCATTGATTATGAAAGCAAACAAAAAGTATTTAGCGAAACCCCTGACTTGGAACAGTTTGCCATCCTGCAAACCACCTATGAGAAGTTATCCAAAAATTTGCAGGCAAAACATGCTGCCACTTTTGGCGGGGCATTGCAGAAAGCCTGGCAATTGCATATTCGTCAATATGACACTGCAGCTGCTAAAGACAAGACAAAAGCATTTAATAATCTGCAGGCATTCTTTGATAAATTGCCTAAGGAATTCAGTGCAAAGTTTGAAACAGAGTTCGCAAAAAGAAGCAAAGAAAATCAATTTTATATTACTGTTGAAGGTTGGGCAGCACGGCAAACCATAGGTGAAGCGATTTACAATCTACCAAGCAAAGATCCCAGGCTTTGGCAGGCGCTCCAAAACAGACCTGAAACTAAACTCTCTCACGAGTTGGTGGAAGATTTGCTGACATTGGAAACGTTTCGTCAACAGAAGGTTGCTCTTAATCAGGACAATAAACTAGGCAAAGAATACACGAGTTCACTAGAGAGCTTTTATAGCAAAGCAGTAGACATACGTCTCTCAGACCTTCCTGTCAGCAAGCAGGCCGATGCCATTGTTGAAGCAGCACAACATGAATTTGGCCATCGCCATAGTACACGCCGTCTGGTTGCTGATGTCTTTATGATGGTCTCTGTTTTATTTGGCGGTTTAGGACTATTTATCGGTGCAGCTCGAAAATATGTAGCGAAGACAACCTTCTTTTTTAGTACTGCACCCACTGATAGAGAAACGGATCTAACTGCCTGGATTCAAAAACCAGAGGCTGAGGTTACTGAAGCTAGATTAATCGTTTCTCCTGCTGCTTAA
- a CDS encoding serine hydrolase domain-containing protein codes for MKWLFPVLLAISTTTMAAIATPQSQQQPNRKNTINTIIQEHLQKYGKTELFSAIQVSIKTRGKIDTYAAGHHDLDADSSPITSTDLFNIGSITKSFTAALAVLAESEGKLQLQRSLSHYLSDYSHWGEINLTSLLNMSSGIPNYSESPKMNYLMSKNLKHYWRQQDLINLVYSEQFNPPRKSGYFYSNTGYVLVELILTQAYNTPFQNLIVDKIIKPLNLQNTFYPVPDYPGNIKKRLVKGYSYNVYENPELLGQDVSQNNLSWAGAAGALIANSEDVVHWVEELFLGDKLLNSAQKEKMQTLISISSGLPLRHTNANDPYGFGLGISQRYQADIGRYWFYEGETLGYRALYMYVPCNKVIISALFNSATNEENDHAGELVQKLYKHLLQQNQMLICGKKQA; via the coding sequence ATGAAATGGTTATTTCCAGTTTTGTTGGCAATCTCCACCACAACAATGGCCGCTATAGCAACGCCACAAAGCCAACAACAACCTAACCGTAAAAACACCATTAACACAATTATCCAGGAGCACTTACAAAAATATGGTAAAACGGAGTTGTTTTCAGCCATTCAGGTTTCTATCAAAACAAGAGGTAAAATAGATACTTATGCGGCTGGTCATCACGACTTGGATGCCGATAGCTCACCTATTACCAGCACTGATCTTTTTAACATCGGTAGCATTACCAAATCATTTACCGCCGCTCTAGCTGTACTTGCCGAAAGTGAAGGCAAGCTTCAGCTCCAGAGAAGCTTGAGTCATTATCTCTCTGATTATTCTCATTGGGGTGAAATAAATTTAACCAGCTTACTCAATATGAGTAGTGGGATTCCCAACTACTCGGAGTCCCCCAAAATGAATTATTTAATGAGTAAAAACTTAAAGCACTACTGGAGGCAACAAGATTTAATTAATCTGGTTTACTCAGAGCAATTCAATCCACCGCGTAAATCAGGTTATTTCTATAGCAATACCGGCTATGTGTTAGTGGAGTTAATTCTTACCCAAGCCTACAACACTCCTTTCCAAAATCTCATCGTTGATAAGATCATTAAACCACTTAACTTACAAAACACCTTTTATCCGGTGCCTGATTATCCTGGTAATATAAAGAAACGCTTGGTCAAAGGATACTCTTATAACGTTTATGAGAATCCGGAATTGCTAGGTCAGGATGTTAGCCAAAATAACTTGAGCTGGGCTGGTGCTGCTGGTGCTCTTATTGCCAATAGTGAAGATGTTGTTCATTGGGTAGAAGAATTGTTTCTTGGCGATAAGTTACTGAACAGCGCTCAGAAGGAAAAAATGCAAACGTTGATCTCTATATCTTCTGGTTTACCTCTTCGACACACCAATGCAAACGACCCTTATGGATTTGGTCTCGGGATCTCACAAAGATATCAAGCCGACATTGGTCGTTACTGGTTTTATGAAGGCGAGACACTAGGGTATAGGGCGCTCTATATGTATGTGCCGTGTAACAAAGTCATCATCAGTGCTTTATTTAACAGCGCAACCAATGAAGAGAACGATCATGCCGGAGAGCTGGTGCAAAAACTCTATAAACATCTTCTCCAACAAAATCAGATGCTAATTTGTGGGAAAAAACAGGCTTGA
- a CDS encoding beta-ketoacyl-[acyl-carrier-protein] synthase family protein codes for MKKRVVITGMEIVSSIGNGLEAFWEAAINGQCGIERIQLYDPSPYPTQIAGEIKNLSMAHLPEFANSKRYPRVAQYALFCAHHAIERSGLTPAELNKAGTYIGTSLGGTPELEGAYQLFFTQSWKKVPPLSVIRGMPNSVANHIAIAFGLGGPNSTISNACVSSAEAIGYAYQQIAHGQLPIALCGGTESLLWETIMAAWCRLRVMSTQNENPRLACRPFDKNRDGLVMADGAGILILEELQHAKARGAKIYAEIIGFGASCDAYHVTAPNMKGQVRAIHHALDDAKLTIGDVQYINAHGTGTQLNDVTETETIKAVFGKRAYEIPITAQKAMTGHAIGAAGAMEIIATALSLQHDTLLPTINLHEPDPACDLDYVANHARKQPINIALSNHFAFGGANAAILLRRI; via the coding sequence ATGAAAAAAAGGGTTGTAATCACTGGGATGGAGATAGTTTCTTCCATTGGTAATGGACTGGAAGCCTTCTGGGAAGCAGCAATTAATGGTCAATGTGGAATTGAGCGTATTCAGCTTTATGATCCTTCCCCCTATCCAACACAAATCGCCGGCGAAATTAAAAACCTTTCTATGGCTCATTTGCCAGAATTTGCCAACTCAAAACGCTATCCTCGAGTCGCTCAATACGCGCTTTTCTGTGCTCATCATGCGATTGAACGATCCGGTTTAACGCCTGCGGAATTGAATAAGGCCGGCACGTACATTGGTACGAGTTTGGGTGGAACACCCGAGTTGGAAGGAGCTTATCAACTCTTTTTTACTCAAAGTTGGAAAAAAGTTCCTCCATTAAGTGTCATTCGCGGCATGCCAAACTCGGTGGCAAATCACATTGCTATCGCTTTTGGCCTTGGAGGACCCAATTCAACCATTTCTAATGCTTGTGTATCTTCGGCAGAAGCCATAGGCTATGCCTATCAACAAATTGCCCATGGTCAATTGCCTATCGCTTTGTGTGGGGGAACAGAATCCCTACTTTGGGAAACAATCATGGCTGCTTGGTGTAGGTTACGCGTCATGTCCACACAAAACGAAAATCCTCGCCTAGCTTGCCGCCCTTTTGATAAAAACCGCGACGGCTTGGTGATGGCAGATGGTGCTGGTATTTTAATTCTGGAAGAATTGCAGCATGCAAAAGCACGGGGGGCTAAAATTTACGCGGAGATTATCGGGTTTGGCGCCAGCTGCGACGCTTATCATGTCACCGCGCCTAACATGAAAGGTCAAGTCCGCGCTATTCATCATGCATTAGACGACGCCAAGCTTACTATTGGCGATGTTCAATACATTAATGCTCACGGTACAGGCACTCAATTAAATGACGTTACAGAAACGGAAACCATCAAAGCAGTCTTTGGTAAACGTGCTTATGAAATCCCTATTACGGCACAAAAAGCAATGACAGGCCATGCCATTGGTGCAGCAGGGGCAATGGAAATTATTGCCACTGCATTAAGTTTACAACACGATACATTGTTACCCACCATCAATTTACACGAACCTGATCCCGCTTGCGATTTGGATTATGTAGCCAATCATGCTCGCAAACAACCGATTAATATCGCTTTATCGAATCATTTTGCTTTTGGCGGTGCAAACGCCGCGATACTGTTACGAAGGATATAA